Proteins co-encoded in one Leptospira hartskeerlii genomic window:
- a CDS encoding rhomboid family intramembrane serine protease, which produces MASFSSGFGVSTSPLVRKLLILNIAIFGIEFILSLTAPSVLLAILGLFGLTPGLVLEKFFGWQLLTYSFFHSPNMLIGFLFEMFAFWMFGSALESHWGTRNFLRYFMFCIFGGGVATVLASLLGFQQGTVLGISAVLYGLITAYALIWPNRELLFWGIFPIKAKYLAIIILAVLIILGLQAGTPIANGLGGFAAGGLYFLYYTKVKYRFGIKFPSFSFSRWRQKRKMVRWQEEMKTREEAKEEVDRLLEKISKEGMNSLNKKEKKFLKEASSKYYKAED; this is translated from the coding sequence ATGGCGTCTTTCTCTAGCGGATTCGGTGTCTCAACCTCTCCACTCGTTCGGAAACTTTTGATCTTAAATATAGCGATTTTCGGGATAGAGTTTATTCTAAGCCTGACAGCGCCTTCCGTTCTTTTGGCCATCCTCGGGTTATTCGGCCTGACTCCCGGCCTAGTCCTAGAAAAGTTTTTCGGCTGGCAGTTACTCACTTACAGCTTCTTTCATTCCCCTAATATGTTGATCGGATTCTTATTCGAAATGTTCGCATTTTGGATGTTCGGGTCCGCGTTAGAGTCTCATTGGGGAACCAGGAATTTTTTACGTTATTTTATGTTCTGTATCTTCGGAGGCGGGGTCGCTACCGTGCTCGCTTCTCTTTTGGGATTCCAGCAAGGGACGGTGCTCGGTATTTCTGCAGTCCTATACGGGCTAATCACAGCTTATGCATTGATCTGGCCGAATAGAGAACTTTTGTTTTGGGGAATATTTCCGATCAAAGCAAAGTATTTGGCCATCATCATCCTAGCGGTTTTGATAATTTTAGGACTACAAGCAGGAACTCCGATCGCCAACGGACTGGGCGGCTTCGCTGCAGGCGGACTTTACTTTTTATATTACACGAAAGTAAAATATAGATTTGGGATCAAATTCCCCAGCTTCTCTTTTTCCAGATGGAGACAAAAAAGAAAAATGGTCCGCTGGCAGGAAGAGATGAAAACCAGAGAAGAAGCAAAGGAAGAAGTAGATCGTCTCTTAGAAAAAATTTCCAAAGAAGGAATGAATTCTCTGAATAAAAAGGAGAAAAAATTTCTGAAAGAAGCTTCTAGTAAGTATTATAAGGCGGAAGATTAA
- a CDS encoding SGNH/GDSL hydrolase family protein, giving the protein MNIIYFLEKLRLLSRPLKTKGVFNRFSVFVLAMSLLLGACVLDQDTQSKKSKIYKPSFALFGDSISAFWPVEEQFPEFETYKKAFPGRRTYEIQEAAKNETGRYRSCMLNGGVNDFLNQPEPSWEEVDATVQRQLKTLEILNDHCDYIIVLNVWTVQVPWPVKAASMINLEMKEKVTFLPRIDPEDMIHSEMLLDGGHLTDEGYGILSQRVREYLKATLPEFWLEFLL; this is encoded by the coding sequence ATGAATATAATTTATTTCTTAGAGAAGTTGAGACTTCTTTCTCGCCCTTTGAAAACCAAGGGAGTTTTTAATCGGTTTTCAGTTTTTGTTTTGGCCATGTCCCTTTTGTTGGGGGCATGCGTTCTGGATCAGGATACTCAGTCCAAAAAATCCAAAATATACAAACCTAGTTTTGCACTTTTTGGGGATAGTATCTCCGCTTTCTGGCCTGTAGAAGAGCAGTTTCCTGAATTCGAGACTTATAAGAAGGCATTTCCGGGCAGAAGGACCTACGAGATCCAAGAGGCCGCTAAAAATGAAACAGGAAGATATAGATCCTGTATGTTGAACGGCGGTGTAAATGATTTCCTCAATCAGCCAGAACCTAGTTGGGAAGAGGTCGATGCCACTGTGCAACGTCAACTTAAGACCTTGGAAATACTGAACGACCATTGTGATTACATCATCGTTCTGAATGTGTGGACCGTGCAAGTTCCTTGGCCTGTGAAAGCAGCGTCCATGATCAATTTGGAAATGAAAGAAAAGGTCACCTTCTTACCTAGGATCGATCCTGAAGATATGATCCATAGCGAGATGTTACTAGACGGCGGTCACTTGACTGATGAAGGTTATGGCATCCTTTCCCAAAGAGTAAGAGAATATCTTAAGGCTACTTTGCCTGAGTTTTGGTTGGAGTTCCTATTATGA